One genomic window of Pseudomonas sp. LFM046 includes the following:
- a CDS encoding branched-chain amino acid ABC transporter permease, producing MEFFFEVLIGGLLAGVMYSLVAIGFVLIYKASGVFNFAQGAMVLFAALTFVSLLERGAPFWLAFAITLASMVALALLIERAVLRPLVNRSPITLFMATLGLSYVIEGAAQALWGAQVHGLELGISDAPLELGGMLLSQFDLFAAATAALLVATLSLLFNRTRIGLALRAVADDPLAAQAVGIRLQRVWAVVWAVAGFVGLVAGLLWGARLGVQFSLSLVVLKALPVLIIGGFTSITGAIVGGLLIGASEKLAEVYLGPYIGGGIENWFPYVLALLFLLVRPAGLFGERAIERV from the coding sequence ATGGAATTCTTCTTCGAGGTACTGATAGGCGGCTTGCTGGCCGGGGTGATGTACTCCCTGGTCGCCATCGGCTTCGTACTGATCTACAAGGCCAGCGGGGTGTTCAACTTCGCCCAGGGCGCCATGGTGCTGTTCGCCGCGTTGACCTTCGTCAGCCTGCTGGAGCGCGGCGCGCCGTTCTGGCTCGCCTTCGCCATCACCCTCGCGAGCATGGTGGCGCTTGCCCTGCTGATCGAGCGGGCGGTACTGCGGCCGCTGGTCAATCGCTCACCCATCACCCTGTTCATGGCCACGCTCGGCCTGTCCTACGTCATCGAGGGCGCCGCCCAGGCGCTGTGGGGCGCCCAGGTGCACGGCCTGGAGCTGGGCATCAGCGATGCGCCGCTGGAGCTGGGCGGCATGCTGCTGTCGCAGTTCGACCTCTTCGCCGCGGCCACCGCCGCGCTGCTGGTGGCCACCCTGTCGTTGCTGTTCAACCGCACCCGCATCGGCCTGGCGCTGCGCGCCGTGGCCGATGACCCGCTGGCCGCCCAGGCGGTGGGCATTCGCCTGCAGCGGGTATGGGCGGTGGTGTGGGCGGTGGCCGGGTTCGTCGGCCTGGTGGCCGGGTTGCTATGGGGCGCCCGCCTGGGGGTGCAGTTCTCGCTGTCGCTGGTGGTACTCAAGGCGCTGCCGGTGCTGATCATCGGCGGCTTCACCTCGATCACCGGCGCCATAGTCGGCGGCTTGCTGATCGGCGCCTCGGAGAAGCTCGCCGAGGTCTATCTCGGGCCCTACATCGGTGGCGGCATCGAGAACTGGTTCCCCTATGTGCTGGCCCTGCTGTTCCTGCTGGTGCGCCCGGCGGGGCTGTTCGGCGAACGCGCCATCGAGCGTGTGTAA
- a CDS encoding ABC transporter ATP-binding protein, protein MILQVDDIEVLYEQVILAVRGVSLTVGEGQVVALLGANGAGKSTTLKAIAGLVRAERGEVVRGAIRYRGRDVTRSAPQALASAGLVQVLEGRHCFAHLTVEENLLTGAFARPRIGRGELREELARIYDWFPRLKTRRRSLAGYTSGGEQQMVAIGRALIARPRLVLLDEPSMGLAPQIVEEIFDIVGELNRRDGVSFLVAEQNIDVALRHAHHAYVLESGRVVDQGPAGELAARGDLHDFYLGAGRRA, encoded by the coding sequence ATGATCCTGCAGGTCGATGACATCGAAGTGCTTTACGAGCAGGTGATACTCGCCGTGCGTGGCGTTTCCCTGACGGTCGGGGAGGGGCAGGTGGTGGCCCTGCTCGGCGCCAATGGCGCCGGCAAGAGCACCACGCTCAAGGCCATAGCCGGCCTGGTACGGGCCGAGCGCGGTGAAGTGGTGCGCGGCGCCATCCGCTACCGGGGCCGCGACGTCACCCGTTCGGCGCCTCAGGCGCTGGCGTCCGCCGGCCTGGTGCAGGTGCTGGAGGGCCGCCACTGCTTCGCCCATCTGACGGTGGAGGAGAACCTGCTCACCGGTGCCTTTGCCCGGCCGCGCATCGGACGCGGCGAGTTGCGCGAGGAGCTTGCGCGCATCTACGACTGGTTCCCACGCCTGAAGACCCGGCGCAGGAGCCTGGCCGGCTATACCTCAGGCGGCGAACAGCAGATGGTGGCGATAGGTCGAGCGCTGATCGCGCGGCCACGCCTGGTGTTGCTCGACGAGCCCTCCATGGGCCTGGCGCCCCAGATAGTCGAGGAGATCTTCGACATAGTCGGCGAGCTGAACCGGCGAGACGGCGTGAGCTTCCTGGTGGCCGAGCAGAACATCGATGTCGCCCTGCGCCATGCCCACCACGCCTATGTGCTGGAAAGTGGTCGGGTGGTCGACCAGGGCCCGGCCGGGGAGTTGGCTGCCCGTGGCGACCTGCACGATTTTTACCTGGGTGCCGGGCGCCGGGCCTGA
- a CDS encoding ABC transporter permease subunit, with product MNELLANLDWSEIGQACLDTLSMLGGALGFTVLLGLPLGVLLYLTGQRQLLASPTLYRGLSVVVNVLRSLPFIILLIVLIPLTTLLTGTSLGVRGAVPPLVVGCTPFFARLVETALREVDRGLVEASQSMGGSTWQIIWYTLLPEARTGLIAAVTVTAIVLVDYTAMAGVIGGGGLGDLAIRFGYQRFQTDVMVVTVLLLVLLVQALQMSGDRLVRHFTRR from the coding sequence ATGAACGAACTGCTCGCCAACCTGGACTGGAGCGAGATCGGCCAGGCCTGCCTCGACACCCTGAGCATGCTCGGCGGTGCGCTGGGCTTCACCGTGCTGCTCGGCCTGCCGCTGGGCGTGCTGTTGTACCTCACTGGTCAGCGCCAGCTGCTGGCCAGCCCGACGCTGTACCGCGGCCTGTCGGTGGTGGTGAACGTGCTGCGCTCGCTGCCCTTCATCATCCTGCTGATCGTTCTGATCCCGCTGACCACGTTGCTCACCGGCACCTCGCTCGGCGTGCGCGGCGCCGTCCCGCCGCTGGTGGTGGGCTGCACGCCATTCTTCGCGCGCCTGGTGGAGACCGCGCTGCGCGAGGTCGATCGTGGCCTGGTCGAGGCCAGCCAGTCCATGGGTGGCAGCACCTGGCAGATCATCTGGTACACCCTGCTGCCGGAGGCCCGCACCGGGCTGATCGCCGCCGTCACCGTGACCGCCATCGTGCTGGTGGACTACACCGCCATGGCCGGCGTGATCGGTGGCGGCGGCCTAGGCGACCTGGCGATCCGCTTCGGCTACCAGCGCTTCCAGACCGACGTGATGGTGGTCACCGTGCTGCTGCTGGTTCTGCTGGTGCAGGCCCTGCAGATGAGCGGCGACCGCCTGGTGCGGCATTTCACTCGCCGCTGA
- a CDS encoding amidohydrolase family protein codes for MRIIDLRCRPAFLHPFFGGVPGSPEHATARWLNRRVGTRGPDDHFERSLTQEGFLGEVREAGLHKAVVVGRHTPGQHLPNKRIHEIVHGHAELIGVGAVDPTLQGVEGALAEIDHAIDVLGLAGIDLEPGFAEPARHPDDALYWPLYEHLQQRGIPLFLMSGPTTPDPAHNDPGRLAAVARAFPQLQIVVYHGYWPNVQQAIGVAFRYENIHLVPDMYLFMPGSEAYVQAANGFLAEQLLFGSSYTFRPIRQSIEDAQRLGFRDEVLEKFFHGNAARLFTLA; via the coding sequence ATGAGGATCATCGACCTGCGCTGCCGCCCGGCCTTTCTGCATCCCTTCTTCGGTGGCGTACCGGGGTCACCCGAGCATGCCACCGCGCGCTGGCTCAACCGGCGCGTCGGCACCCGCGGCCCGGACGACCACTTCGAGCGCTCGCTGACCCAGGAAGGTTTCCTCGGCGAAGTGCGCGAGGCCGGCCTGCACAAGGCGGTGGTGGTCGGCCGCCATACCCCGGGCCAACACCTGCCCAACAAACGCATCCACGAGATCGTCCATGGCCATGCCGAACTGATCGGCGTCGGCGCGGTGGACCCGACGCTGCAGGGCGTGGAAGGCGCCCTGGCGGAGATCGACCACGCCATCGACGTGCTCGGCCTGGCCGGCATCGACCTCGAGCCGGGCTTCGCCGAGCCGGCCCGGCATCCGGACGATGCGCTGTACTGGCCGCTCTACGAGCACCTGCAGCAGCGCGGCATCCCGCTATTCCTGATGAGCGGCCCGACCACGCCCGACCCGGCCCACAACGACCCGGGCCGCCTGGCGGCCGTGGCCCGAGCCTTCCCGCAATTGCAGATAGTGGTCTACCACGGCTACTGGCCCAACGTGCAACAGGCCATAGGCGTAGCCTTCCGCTACGAAAACATTCACCTGGTGCCGGACATGTACCTGTTCATGCCAGGCAGCGAGGCCTATGTGCAGGCGGCCAATGGCTTCCTCGCCGAGCAGCTGCTGTTCGGCTCCTCCTACACCTTCCGTCCGATCCGCCAGAGCATCGAGGATGCCCAGCGCCTGGGCTTCAGGGACGAAGTGCTGGAGAAGTTCTTCCACGGCAATGCCGCACGGCTGTTCACGTTGGCGTGA
- a CDS encoding SfnB family sulfur acquisition oxidoreductase, with translation MSTPAVSAHYDIRQPDAQIIRDDAEAIAVAHRVAALLREGAAERDRHREVPADVVDAFSNSGLWGITVPREYGGAEVSFATLAQVIAIVSAADPSLGQIPQNHYCLLEDIRLQGTEAQKRFFFDQVLKGNRFANALSETGGKHVADIRTRLVAEGDHYRIDGRKGYCTGSLYAHWLGVLALDDQDRAQLAFVPRGTQGLVVVDDWDSIGQRTTSSGTVLLDGLRVPAFNLFPSYRSYESPTLAGPFAQLTTAAIDAGIGRAALDDTIAFVREHARPWIDAGVEKANEDPLTIIQIGSLEIRQEAAEALLERAGRVLDAAKPAPDEDNVAAASVAVAKAKVLTTEVAIEASNRLFELGGTRSSLAKHNFDRHWRNARVHTLHDPVRWKYHLVGNWALNGVKPARHDWN, from the coding sequence ATGTCCACTCCCGCTGTATCCGCCCACTACGACATCCGCCAGCCGGATGCTCAGATCATTCGCGACGATGCCGAGGCCATCGCCGTCGCCCATCGCGTTGCTGCGCTGCTGCGTGAAGGCGCCGCTGAGCGCGACCGCCACCGCGAGGTGCCGGCGGACGTGGTCGACGCCTTCTCCAATAGCGGACTGTGGGGTATCACGGTGCCGCGCGAGTACGGTGGCGCTGAGGTGTCCTTCGCCACCCTGGCCCAGGTGATCGCCATTGTCTCGGCGGCCGATCCGTCCCTCGGGCAGATTCCGCAGAACCACTACTGCCTGCTGGAGGACATCCGCCTGCAGGGCACCGAGGCGCAGAAGCGCTTCTTCTTCGATCAGGTGCTCAAGGGCAACCGCTTCGCCAACGCCCTCTCGGAGACCGGCGGCAAGCACGTGGCGGACATCCGCACCCGCCTGGTGGCGGAGGGCGACCACTACCGCATCGACGGCCGCAAGGGCTACTGCACCGGCTCGCTCTACGCCCACTGGCTCGGTGTGCTGGCCCTGGATGACCAGGATCGCGCCCAGCTGGCCTTCGTCCCGCGTGGTACCCAGGGGCTGGTGGTGGTCGACGACTGGGACAGCATCGGCCAGCGCACCACCTCCAGCGGCACCGTGCTGCTCGATGGCCTGCGTGTGCCGGCCTTCAACCTGTTTCCCAGCTACCGCTCCTACGAGAGCCCGACCCTGGCCGGTCCCTTCGCCCAGCTGACCACCGCCGCCATCGACGCCGGCATCGGCCGCGCGGCGCTGGACGACACCATCGCATTCGTCCGCGAACACGCCCGCCCGTGGATCGACGCCGGGGTGGAGAAGGCCAACGAGGACCCGCTGACCATCATCCAGATAGGTTCCCTGGAGATCCGCCAGGAGGCTGCCGAGGCGCTGCTGGAGCGCGCCGGCCGGGTGCTCGACGCGGCCAAGCCGGCGCCGGACGAGGACAACGTGGCCGCCGCCTCGGTGGCCGTGGCCAAGGCCAAGGTCCTGACCACCGAGGTGGCCATCGAGGCCAGCAACCGTCTGTTCGAGCTGGGTGGCACTCGCTCCTCGCTGGCCAAGCACAACTTCGACCGCCACTGGCGCAATGCCCGGGTGCATACCCTGCACGACCCGGTGCGCTGGAAGTATCACCTGGTCGGTAACTGGGCCCTGAACGGCGTCAAGCCGGCGCGCCACGACTGGAACTGA
- a CDS encoding ABC transporter substrate-binding protein, with protein MNKRTFAGGLALALSLSAAAFTVQAASEQYFPLQSYRVGPYAAGGTGFFGGFIDYLKYVNANGGVNGVKLTWSECETEYVVEKGVECYERLKTGQNGAPAAATNPLSVGIAYATLERSTADKLPLITINHGRTDSTDGSVFPYAFPLQLNPYSEVSAIVNWIGEKSGGLDQLQGKKIVTLYHGSPYGKETNEVLQTLADKYGFELTLLEVPHPGNEQQSQWLNIRRIKPDWVILRGWGVMNPVALKTAQKVGYPADHIIGNIWSNSEEDAAPAGAAAKGFIAITTHPSGTSFPVLQGIQQQVVDKGEGDLADPKRFGTVYYNLGVVNGILNVEAVRIAQEKFGKQPLTGEQVRWGFENLRLDDARLQALGAKGLVQPLQLSCADHEGGGAVRFQQWDGQKWNLISDWVQADRALLRPIIEASSHKYAQEKGITPRDCSQQG; from the coding sequence ATGAACAAACGCACTTTCGCCGGCGGCCTGGCCCTGGCGCTCAGCCTCTCTGCCGCCGCCTTCACCGTCCAGGCGGCCAGCGAGCAGTACTTCCCGTTGCAGAGTTACCGGGTCGGCCCCTATGCCGCCGGTGGCACCGGCTTCTTCGGTGGATTCATCGACTACCTCAAGTACGTCAACGCCAACGGCGGGGTGAACGGGGTCAAGCTGACCTGGAGCGAGTGCGAGACCGAGTACGTGGTGGAGAAGGGCGTGGAGTGCTACGAGCGCCTGAAGACGGGCCAGAACGGCGCCCCGGCGGCCGCCACCAACCCGCTTTCGGTGGGCATTGCCTATGCCACCCTGGAGCGCTCCACCGCCGACAAGCTGCCGCTGATCACCATCAACCACGGGCGCACCGATTCCACCGACGGCAGTGTGTTCCCCTACGCCTTCCCGCTGCAGCTCAACCCCTATTCCGAGGTCTCGGCCATCGTCAACTGGATTGGCGAGAAGAGCGGCGGGCTTGACCAGCTCCAGGGCAAGAAGATCGTCACCCTGTACCACGGCTCGCCCTACGGCAAGGAAACCAACGAGGTGCTGCAGACCCTGGCCGACAAGTACGGCTTCGAGCTGACCCTGCTGGAGGTGCCGCACCCGGGCAACGAGCAGCAGTCGCAGTGGCTGAACATCCGCCGGATCAAGCCGGACTGGGTGATCCTGCGTGGCTGGGGCGTGATGAACCCGGTGGCGCTGAAGACCGCGCAGAAGGTCGGCTACCCGGCCGACCACATCATCGGCAACATCTGGAGCAACTCGGAGGAGGATGCCGCCCCGGCGGGTGCCGCCGCCAAGGGCTTCATCGCCATCACCACCCACCCGTCCGGCACTTCCTTCCCGGTACTGCAGGGCATCCAGCAGCAGGTGGTGGACAAGGGCGAGGGCGACCTGGCCGATCCCAAGCGCTTCGGCACCGTCTACTACAACCTTGGGGTGGTCAACGGCATCCTCAACGTCGAGGCCGTACGCATCGCCCAGGAGAAGTTTGGCAAGCAGCCGCTGACCGGCGAGCAGGTGCGCTGGGGCTTCGAAAACCTGCGCCTGGACGACGCGCGCCTGCAGGCGCTGGGCGCCAAGGGGCTGGTGCAGCCGCTGCAGCTGTCCTGTGCCGACCACGAGGGCGGCGGCGCGGTGCGCTTCCAGCAATGGGACGGGCAGAAGTGGAACCTGATCAGTGACTGGGTGCAGGCCGACCGCGCGCTGCTGCGGCCGATCATCGAGGCGTCCTCGCACAAGTACGCCCAGGAGAAGGGCATCACCCCGCGCGACTGCAGCCAACAGGGCTGA
- a CDS encoding LLM class flavin-dependent oxidoreductase, with translation MSKQIRLNAFAMNTVGHLSPGLWRHPRDQATRYTDIHYWIDLAKTLERGRIDGLFIADVLGVYDVYGGNADAALSTAAQVPVNDPLQLVPAMAAATEHLGFGVTASVSFEHPFPFARRMSTLDHLTRGRAGWNIVTSYLASGARNLGQRDQLSHDQRYSLAEEYLQVCYKLWETSWEEGAVVADRDSGVYAEPARVHGIGHEGTFFRVPGFHLCEPSPQRTPVLYQAGASSRGRAFAAANAECVFVAAPSKAVLKKQVADFRAAALAAGRAAEDILIFEQLTVIVAETDEAALARLREYREYASATGALTLMAGWTGIDFSQYEPDQVLREVPGEAIQSAVEAFTRADPTRTWTTAEIADYCAIGGDGPVLVGSAKTVADRLQEWVEETDVDGFNLASVVAPETFEAVVDLLVPELQARGLFKREYAEGTLRNKLFGQGDRLRGPHPVARLRREAGR, from the coding sequence ATGTCCAAGCAGATTCGCCTCAATGCCTTCGCCATGAACACCGTCGGCCACCTGTCTCCCGGCTTGTGGCGGCACCCGCGCGATCAGGCCACGCGCTACACCGACATCCATTACTGGATCGACCTGGCCAAGACCCTGGAACGCGGCCGCATCGACGGTCTGTTCATCGCCGACGTGCTGGGTGTCTATGACGTCTACGGTGGCAACGCCGACGCCGCGCTGAGCACGGCGGCGCAAGTGCCGGTCAACGATCCGCTGCAGCTGGTACCGGCCATGGCCGCCGCCACCGAGCACCTGGGCTTCGGAGTCACCGCGTCGGTGTCCTTCGAGCATCCGTTCCCCTTCGCTCGGCGCATGAGCACCCTGGATCACCTGACCCGCGGCCGTGCCGGCTGGAACATCGTCACCTCGTACCTGGCCAGTGGTGCGCGCAACCTCGGCCAGCGCGACCAACTGTCCCACGACCAGCGCTACTCGCTGGCCGAGGAGTATCTGCAGGTCTGCTACAAGCTGTGGGAGACCAGTTGGGAGGAGGGCGCGGTAGTCGCTGACCGCGACAGCGGCGTCTATGCCGAGCCGGCCCGGGTGCACGGCATCGGCCACGAGGGCACCTTCTTCCGGGTGCCCGGCTTCCACCTCTGCGAGCCGTCGCCGCAGCGCACCCCGGTGCTCTACCAGGCCGGCGCTTCCAGCCGTGGCCGGGCCTTCGCCGCGGCCAATGCCGAATGCGTGTTCGTCGCCGCGCCGAGCAAGGCGGTGCTGAAAAAGCAGGTGGCCGACTTCCGCGCCGCCGCTCTGGCCGCCGGGCGTGCGGCTGAGGACATCCTGATCTTCGAGCAGCTCACCGTGATAGTCGCCGAGACCGACGAGGCCGCCCTGGCGCGCCTGCGCGAGTACCGCGAGTACGCCAGCGCCACCGGTGCGCTGACCCTGATGGCCGGCTGGACCGGCATCGACTTCTCCCAGTACGAGCCGGACCAGGTGTTGCGCGAGGTGCCCGGTGAGGCCATCCAGTCCGCGGTAGAGGCCTTCACCCGCGCCGACCCGACGCGCACCTGGACCACCGCCGAGATCGCCGACTACTGCGCCATCGGCGGCGACGGCCCGGTGCTGGTCGGCTCGGCCAAGACGGTGGCCGACCGGCTGCAGGAGTGGGTCGAGGAAACCGACGTCGACGGCTTCAACCTGGCCAGCGTGGTCGCCCCGGAGACGTTCGAGGCGGTGGTCGACCTGTTGGTACCGGAGCTGCAGGCGCGCGGTCTGTTCAAGCGCGAATATGCCGAGGGCACGTTGCGCAACAAGCTGTTCGGCCAGGGTGACCGCCTTCGCGGACCTCACCCGGTAGCCAGACTGCGGCGGGAGGCCGGGCGATGA
- a CDS encoding branched-chain amino acid ABC transporter permease, with the protein MLYNEAGQFSVRYADDRQFFRLRQDRIGLAALLAFAFIGVPLLGSDYWFNAILIPFLVLSLAGLGLNLLTGYAGQLSLGSAAFMAVGAFATYNFELRVPGLPLLLSILLGGLTAALVAIVFGLPSLRIKGFYLLVSTLAAQFFVQWALTRFGWFSNYNASGVISAPPLRVAGLDFGTPAGRYLFTLGLVLALFWLGGNLVRSELGRNWMAVRDMDTAAAVIGIPLLKTKLLAFAISGFFLGVAGALWAFTYLGTVEPHGFDLSRSFQILFIIIIGGLGSILGNFLGAAFIVLFPLLLSNLAALLPAGLIDAGQLENLQKIVFGTLIILFLIKEPEGLARLWQRFRERARLWPLRY; encoded by the coding sequence ATGCTCTACAACGAAGCCGGCCAGTTCAGCGTGCGCTATGCCGACGACCGCCAATTCTTTCGCCTGCGCCAGGACCGCATCGGCCTCGCCGCGCTGCTGGCATTCGCCTTCATCGGCGTGCCGTTGCTCGGCAGCGACTACTGGTTCAACGCCATCCTGATTCCCTTCCTGGTGCTGTCCCTGGCCGGGCTCGGGCTGAACTTGCTGACCGGCTACGCCGGCCAGCTGTCGCTGGGGTCGGCGGCCTTCATGGCGGTCGGCGCCTTCGCCACCTACAACTTCGAGCTGCGTGTGCCGGGCCTGCCGCTGCTGCTCAGCATCCTCCTCGGCGGGCTGACGGCGGCCCTGGTGGCCATCGTTTTCGGTCTGCCGAGCCTGCGCATCAAGGGCTTCTACCTGCTGGTGTCGACCCTGGCCGCGCAGTTCTTCGTGCAGTGGGCGCTGACCAGGTTCGGCTGGTTCTCCAACTACAACGCCTCCGGGGTGATCAGCGCACCGCCGCTGCGGGTGGCGGGTCTGGATTTCGGAACGCCGGCCGGGCGCTACCTGTTCACCCTCGGCCTGGTATTGGCGCTGTTCTGGCTCGGCGGCAACCTGGTGCGCAGCGAGCTGGGACGCAACTGGATGGCGGTGCGCGACATGGATACCGCCGCCGCGGTGATCGGCATCCCGCTGCTCAAGACCAAGCTGCTGGCCTTTGCCATCAGCGGCTTCTTCCTCGGCGTGGCCGGTGCCCTGTGGGCCTTCACCTACCTGGGCACGGTGGAGCCGCACGGCTTCGACCTCAGTCGATCCTTCCAGATCCTGTTCATCATCATCATCGGCGGCCTGGGCAGCATTCTCGGCAACTTCCTCGGCGCCGCCTTCATCGTGCTGTTCCCGCTGCTGCTGTCGAACCTCGCCGCGCTGCTGCCGGCCGGGCTGATCGACGCCGGCCAGCTGGAGAACCTGCAGAAGATCGTCTTCGGCACGCTGATCATCCTCTTCCTGATCAAGGAGCCGGAGGGCCTCGCGCGCCTCTGGCAGAGATTCCGCGAGCGCGCACGGCTCTGGCCGCTGCGCTACTGA
- a CDS encoding MetQ/NlpA family ABC transporter substrate-binding protein, protein MKQSLAVLAAAILSLSAHAGEKLVVGATPVPHAEILEFVKPALAKEGVDLDIKVFTDFIQPNLQLAEKNLDANYYQYRPFLDDFNKTRHTDLVPVVGVHIEPFGAYSTKIKDLKDLPDGASVAIPNDPVNTGRSLVLLHEAGLIKLKDPSNTLATTRDIAENPKKLKFRELEGALLARAVSQVDLAFVFANYALEAGIDTNKALIVEKGKDLYVEFLVARPDNIQDPGIQKLAKALNTPEVRNFILTRYKGQIAPGF, encoded by the coding sequence TTGAAGCAGTCCCTGGCGGTTCTCGCCGCCGCCATTCTGAGCTTGTCCGCCCATGCCGGCGAGAAGCTGGTGGTAGGCGCCACCCCGGTGCCCCACGCGGAGATCCTCGAGTTCGTCAAACCCGCCCTGGCCAAGGAAGGGGTCGATCTGGACATCAAGGTGTTCACCGACTTCATCCAGCCGAACCTGCAACTGGCCGAGAAGAACCTCGACGCCAACTACTACCAGTACCGCCCATTCCTCGATGACTTCAACAAAACCCGCCACACTGACCTGGTGCCGGTGGTCGGCGTGCACATCGAGCCGTTCGGCGCCTACTCGACCAAGATCAAGGACCTCAAGGATCTGCCCGACGGCGCCAGCGTGGCCATCCCCAACGACCCGGTGAACACCGGCCGCTCCCTGGTGCTGCTGCACGAGGCGGGGCTGATCAAGCTCAAGGACCCGAGCAACACCTTGGCCACTACCCGCGACATCGCCGAGAACCCGAAGAAGCTGAAGTTCCGCGAACTGGAAGGCGCACTGCTGGCCCGTGCGGTCAGCCAGGTCGACCTGGCCTTCGTCTTTGCCAACTACGCCCTGGAGGCCGGCATCGACACCAACAAGGCGCTGATCGTGGAGAAGGGCAAGGATCTCTATGTCGAGTTCCTGGTGGCGCGTCCGGACAACATCCAGGACCCGGGCATCCAGAAGCTGGCCAAGGCCCTCAACACCCCCGAAGTGCGCAACTTCATCCTGACCCGCTACAAGGGCCAGATCGCACCGGGTTTCTAA
- a CDS encoding methionine ABC transporter ATP-binding protein — protein MTSFSQDILASTAQLQLRSIGKRYGALSALQGIDLQVQRGEIFGIIGRSGAGKSSLLRLINRLESPSEGQVLIDGEDIARFDSARLHALRRKVAMIFQHFNLMATRTVAENIELPLRMAGLPRAERAHRVDELLHLVGLAERRDAYPAQLSGGQKQRVGIARALVLQPDILLCDEATSALDPESTQAILELLRDINRRLGLTIVLITHEMEVIRDLCHRVAVLERGQVVEQGEVWQVFGDPRHEVSQILLGGPARAGQGTAAATELWLELHYTGERALEPDLAGLTAALGSGLRLLHGGIERIQGRALGCLRVALPHCHEPDAVLARAGQLADRVQRVY, from the coding sequence GTGACAAGTTTTTCCCAAGACATTCTCGCCAGCACGGCGCAGTTGCAATTGCGCAGTATCGGCAAGCGCTACGGCGCGCTGAGTGCCTTGCAGGGCATCGACCTGCAGGTCCAGCGCGGCGAGATCTTCGGCATCATTGGCCGCAGTGGCGCTGGCAAGTCCTCGTTGCTGCGTCTAATCAATCGCCTGGAGAGTCCCAGCGAGGGCCAGGTGCTGATCGACGGTGAGGACATCGCCCGCTTCGACAGTGCGCGCCTGCACGCGCTGCGGCGCAAGGTGGCGATGATCTTCCAGCACTTCAACCTGATGGCCACTCGCACTGTGGCCGAGAACATCGAGCTGCCCCTGCGCATGGCCGGCCTACCGCGCGCCGAGCGTGCTCACCGGGTAGATGAACTGCTGCACCTGGTGGGACTTGCCGAGCGCCGTGATGCCTATCCGGCGCAGCTCTCCGGCGGACAGAAACAGCGTGTCGGCATTGCCCGTGCACTGGTGCTGCAGCCGGACATCCTGCTGTGCGACGAGGCCACCTCGGCCCTCGATCCGGAGAGTACCCAGGCGATCCTCGAACTGCTGCGCGACATCAATCGCCGCCTCGGCCTGACCATCGTGCTGATCACCCACGAGATGGAGGTGATCCGCGACCTCTGCCACCGCGTGGCGGTGCTCGAGCGCGGCCAGGTGGTGGAACAGGGTGAGGTCTGGCAGGTGTTTGGCGATCCACGCCACGAGGTCAGCCAGATTCTGCTCGGGGGACCGGCCAGGGCAGGGCAGGGCACTGCGGCCGCCACAGAGCTGTGGCTGGAGCTGCACTACACCGGCGAGCGAGCATTGGAGCCCGACCTGGCCGGACTGACGGCAGCGCTGGGGTCGGGACTGCGTCTTCTGCACGGGGGTATCGAGCGCATCCAGGGGCGTGCCCTGGGTTGCCTGCGGGTGGCGCTGCCGCATTGCCATGAGCCCGACGCCGTCCTGGCGCGAGCCGGGCAATTGGCCGACCGGGTACAGCGGGTGTATTGA